In Methanothrix sp., a genomic segment contains:
- a CDS encoding DUF262 domain-containing protein codes for MKRRLNFQTISWFRDLYIRNLLNLDPKYQRRSVWTQEYKDNFIDTILLEYPSPSIFLYEEIDSNGHAKYNVVDGKQRLTTVFEFVEDRFPVSDVAGKKSFRGKYFSNLDIEDKVNFWNYLFSVEYIPTNQEEIINDIFNRINRNVAKLTSQELRHARFSGDFIRTAEDLTEFMSTRLPQNFPRFDAKSKRQMKDVELTAHLLLLLEEGPKGYSQDDLDKAFAEKDMSWNSRQEIESEFREVIDIINKVVEDQDYGADLQRSRYHNQADFYSLFGAIALLNREGKLPESNKLAGNLTKFVNIVGNEEERLKDENAKRYYEATRAASNDSGPRKDRIDIIKNIILLNVT; via the coding sequence ATGAAGCGCAGGCTGAATTTCCAGACTATCTCCTGGTTTAGAGATTTATATATACGAAACTTGCTTAACCTTGATCCCAAATATCAGAGAAGAAGCGTGTGGACGCAAGAATATAAAGATAATTTTATAGATACAATTCTCCTCGAATATCCATCTCCTTCGATCTTCCTTTATGAAGAAATTGATTCAAATGGGCACGCTAAATATAATGTGGTCGATGGAAAGCAACGCCTTACAACCGTTTTTGAGTTTGTTGAGGATAGATTTCCCGTTAGTGATGTCGCTGGTAAAAAGAGCTTTCGCGGAAAATATTTCTCTAATTTAGATATTGAGGATAAGGTCAATTTCTGGAATTATTTGTTTTCTGTTGAATACATCCCCACCAATCAAGAGGAGATAATCAACGACATATTTAATCGGATTAACCGTAATGTGGCCAAGCTTACGTCTCAAGAACTGAGACATGCTCGCTTCAGTGGAGATTTTATCAGAACAGCTGAAGACTTGACCGAGTTTATGTCTACAAGATTGCCTCAAAACTTCCCACGGTTCGACGCGAAATCTAAGCGTCAGATGAAAGATGTGGAATTAACAGCTCATTTGCTTTTGCTTCTCGAAGAGGGACCAAAGGGATATTCTCAGGACGACTTGGATAAAGCTTTCGCGGAGAAGGATATGTCTTGGAACTCAAGGCAAGAAATAGAATCCGAATTCAGAGAAGTTATTGATATTATTAATAAAGTAGTCGAAGATCAAGATTATGGTGCCGATCTACAAAGATCAAGATACCATAATCAGGCAGATTTCTACTCGCTATTTGGTGCAATTGCACTATTGAATAGAGAGGGCAAGTTGCCTGAGTCAAATAAGTTAGCTGGAAACTTAACTAAATTTGTGAATATAGTCGGAAACGAAGAAGAACGTCTTAAGGACGAAAATGCGAAAAGATATTATGAAGCAACAAGGGCCGCCTCAAATGACAGTGGTCCCAGAAAAGATAGAATCGATATAATTAAAAATATTATTTTGTTAAATGTAACATGA
- the hemB gene encoding porphobilinogen synthase, which yields MRRMRRLRVPGIREMVRETDLGLQDLIQPIFVDERISGPRMIESMPGQYHQSIESAANEAGALEDLGVPAVLLFGLPSFKDEMGSAAADPEGVIQKAVRAIKECTDLVVITDLCLCEYTSHGHCGLVQGERVLNDETLPLLGEVAVSQAQAGADIVAPSGMMDHMVRAIRTSLDWEGFADTPILSYSAKYASTFYGPFREAAQSGFAFGDRRGYQMDPANFAEALWEVQLDIEEGADMVMIKPAMPYLDVLRAVKEMFGMPTCAYQVSGEYSMIQAAAERGWLDERAAFLESLMCIKRAGADMIITYWAKEYARQCEG from the coding sequence ATGAGAGGATATCCGGGCCGAGGATGATAGAATCCATGCCTGGTCAGTATCATCAGAGCATTGAGAGTGCAGCCAATGAGGCGGGGGCGCTGGAGGATCTGGGAGTGCCGGCGGTGCTCCTCTTCGGTCTGCCCTCCTTCAAGGATGAGATGGGCTCTGCTGCCGCCGATCCCGAGGGTGTGATCCAAAAGGCGGTGCGGGCGATCAAGGAGTGCACCGATCTGGTGGTCATCACTGATCTGTGCCTGTGTGAGTACACCAGCCACGGCCACTGTGGTCTGGTCCAGGGAGAGAGGGTGCTAAATGATGAGACCCTTCCCCTGCTCGGCGAGGTGGCTGTGAGCCAGGCCCAGGCGGGGGCGGATATCGTCGCCCCCAGCGGGATGATGGATCATATGGTGCGGGCCATTCGCACCTCTTTGGATTGGGAGGGATTTGCTGATACTCCCATCCTCTCTTATTCCGCCAAGTATGCCTCTACCTTCTACGGCCCCTTCCGGGAGGCGGCCCAGTCGGGCTTCGCTTTTGGCGACAGGCGGGGATATCAGATGGACCCGGCCAACTTTGCCGAAGCCCTCTGGGAGGTGCAGCTGGATATCGAGGAGGGGGCGGATATGGTGATGATAAAGCCGGCCATGCCCTATCTGGATGTGCTGCGGGCGGTAAAGGAGATGTTCGGCATGCCCACCTGTGCCTATCAGGTATCGGGCGAGTACTCCATGATCCAGGCCGCCGCCGAGAGGGGGTGGCTGGATGAGCGGGCCGCCTTTCTGGAGTCGTTGATGTGCATAAAGAGGGCGGGGGCGGATATGATCATCACCTACTGGGCGAAGGAGTATGCCAGGCAATGCGAAGGATGA